A genomic stretch from Nymphalis io chromosome 25, ilAglIoxx1.1, whole genome shotgun sequence includes:
- the LOC126778049 gene encoding uncharacterized protein LOC126778049 has product MKYHMRLKCQTIVVLCYAVLSTADQEYDNNLTKLWSMSSASNSDGSAVLNVTSASIVIPSNYNSDPIITRTSRAPQNFKPYAFRPRAIPLKKIEQPSKDKSVYYTQDNKYKTEILFPGNYFTIPTEKSIDETKSSSYNLLSGAQFEPKAIPLLRSQGFEKRSLDVNVEPIEDKSDEIPDQQASRRSLSYILGAEEDEDSNEDDGEYEEEDDSLLQKEGNIHLKHKKKHKIKKVKKYSKYMMPLLLAYKLKYFALVPVMIGGLILLVGATGLAGFFFALFAAVMGLQKGGY; this is encoded by the exons ATGAAGTACCATATGAGATTAAAATGTCAGACGATAGTGGTATTGTGTTACGCTGTCTTATCAACAGCTGATCAGGAATATGATAATAATCTTACGAAACTTTGGTCGATGTCCAGTGCCTCGAATAGTGATGGTTCAGCAGTTTTAAATGTGACCAGTGCTTCAATTGTGATACCTTCGAATTACAATAGTGACCCAATTATCACTAGAACATCGAGAGCACCGCAAAATTTCAAACCATATGCGTTCCGACCCCGGGCGATACCACTGAAAAAAATCGAACAGCCATCCAAGGATAAGAGTGTTTATTACACAcaagataacaaatataaaactgaGATACTGTTCCCCGGTAATTACTTCACAATTCCCACAGAGAAAAGTATTGATGAAACAAAAAGTTCCTCGTATAACCTCTTAAGTGGTGCACAGTTCGAACCGAAAGCGATACCTTTGTTAAGGAGCCAGGGTTTTGAGAAGCGATCGCTGGATGTCAATGTAGAACCGATTGAAGACAAGTCTGATGAGATTCCGGATCAACAAGCGTCGAGGAGATCATTGTCAT ATATCTTAGGAGCTGAAGAAGACGAAGACAGTAATGAAGATGATGGCGAATACGAAGAAGAAGATGATTCGTTACTCCAAAAGGAAGGGAACATCCACTTGAAGCACAAGAAAAAGCATAAAATAAAGAAAGTGAAGAAATATTCCAAATACATGATGCCCTTACTTCTCGCGTACAAATTGAAATACTTTGCGCTGGTACCCGTTATGATAGGTGGTTTGATCCTTTTAGTAGGAGCTACAGGTCTTGCTGGTTTCTTCTTTGCCTTGTTTGCAGCTGTTATGGGCTTGCAAAAGGGGGGATATTAA